In one window of Paracoccus saliphilus DNA:
- a CDS encoding type VI secretion system Vgr family protein, translating to MNAPFKQTERLGRLITALGENVLVLLRFEGSDYLNDLFEYRVEALATRDDLDFDTLIGTHATVEIEAHEVMRPFDGIVTSAQYSGVGENGHIYTLTLRPWFWLAGKRRNYRIFHSKRVDQILRELLSDYGVFSNPHLEIRISNQYEELEYTVQHGVSDLEFARRQMERHGISFHFRHEKGSHTLVLTDDELAHEEIGEIPFKRYDGHHQYEFEHFWDWKPERNFTTGAIFQTDYNFKHPTQKMDTWQASDAQYAFGHVESFDYPGDYLSEAPGKIVTRMRQRQERGADRRNRAVGDCVSLASGQRVTLGGDKVPGHGETYLCLSATHRFVSESYGSGGEGSDGYSYSGSWVLMPDTAPMVPPKRTPLSRVYGPQTAMVVGEGEIDCDEHGRILVRFHWDLEEAFSMRCRVSQSWASQGWGGMVIPRIGMEVVVEFLEGDPDKPLVTGCVYNGRNTTPYDLPRHKTKSVFRSDTHQGDGFNEFTFEDQAGEEKIYLHAEKDHELHIENNRAKRVDRNQSESVGHNKSIEVGNNHHEIIGGNMTLMVGPNKLQNAVTSAFHKFTGAIGDLANKLGLPDFMNMGEGNLVIGVAKNKAETVMVSSNEIVGAAKTVTVGGGYQLTVQGIRNESVLLGAYEEVGQNKVVVAGKRLEMVCGKSKFQMNEDGTIVLEGIDIKVSGSSKVAVNGGRIDLN from the coding sequence ATGAACGCTCCTTTCAAGCAGACAGAACGGCTGGGCCGCCTGATCACGGCTTTGGGCGAAAATGTTCTGGTTCTGCTGCGCTTCGAGGGAAGCGATTATCTCAACGATCTGTTCGAATACCGGGTCGAAGCCCTTGCCACGCGCGACGATCTCGACTTCGATACCCTGATCGGCACCCATGCGACGGTTGAAATCGAGGCGCATGAAGTGATGCGGCCCTTCGATGGTATCGTCACCTCGGCGCAATATTCCGGCGTGGGCGAGAACGGTCATATCTACACCCTGACCCTGCGCCCGTGGTTCTGGCTGGCGGGCAAGCGACGCAACTACCGGATTTTCCATAGCAAGCGTGTGGATCAGATTCTACGGGAACTGCTGTCGGATTATGGCGTGTTCAGCAATCCGCATCTGGAGATCCGGATCAGCAACCAATACGAGGAACTGGAATATACGGTCCAGCATGGGGTCTCGGACCTGGAATTTGCGCGCCGCCAGATGGAGCGGCACGGGATCAGCTTTCATTTCCGGCATGAGAAGGGCAGTCACACGCTCGTTCTGACCGATGACGAGCTGGCGCATGAGGAGATCGGCGAGATCCCCTTCAAGCGCTATGACGGCCATCACCAGTATGAATTCGAGCACTTCTGGGACTGGAAGCCGGAGCGGAACTTTACCACCGGGGCGATCTTTCAGACCGACTATAATTTCAAGCATCCGACCCAGAAGATGGACACTTGGCAGGCGAGCGATGCGCAATACGCCTTCGGCCATGTCGAGAGTTTCGATTATCCAGGCGATTATCTCTCTGAAGCCCCCGGAAAGATCGTCACGCGGATGCGTCAGCGGCAGGAGCGAGGCGCGGATCGCCGCAATCGTGCTGTGGGAGACTGCGTGAGCCTGGCTTCGGGACAGCGTGTTACATTGGGCGGCGACAAGGTGCCGGGGCATGGCGAGACCTATCTCTGCCTCTCGGCCACGCATCGCTTTGTCAGTGAATCCTACGGTTCCGGCGGAGAGGGCAGCGACGGTTACAGCTATTCCGGCTCCTGGGTGCTGATGCCCGATACCGCGCCGATGGTGCCTCCGAAACGGACACCGCTATCGCGCGTCTACGGTCCGCAGACTGCCATGGTGGTGGGTGAAGGTGAAATCGACTGCGACGAGCATGGCCGGATACTTGTGCGCTTCCATTGGGATCTGGAAGAGGCGTTCTCGATGCGCTGCCGGGTCAGCCAATCATGGGCCAGCCAGGGCTGGGGCGGGATGGTGATCCCTCGGATCGGCATGGAGGTGGTGGTGGAATTCCTCGAAGGCGATCCCGACAAACCGTTGGTGACCGGCTGCGTCTATAACGGCAGGAACACGACCCCCTATGACTTGCCCAGGCACAAGACCAAATCAGTGTTCCGCTCGGATACTCACCAAGGCGACGGATTCAACGAATTCACCTTCGAGGATCAGGCGGGCGAAGAAAAAATCTACCTACATGCCGAGAAGGACCACGAACTTCATATCGAGAACAACCGCGCCAAACGCGTGGATCGCAACCAGTCTGAAAGCGTCGGACACAACAAGTCCATCGAGGTCGGTAACAACCATCACGAGATAATCGGTGGCAACATGACCCTCATGGTCGGGCCGAACAAGCTACAGAACGCAGTCACATCGGCTTTCCATAAATTCACCGGTGCCATCGGCGATCTCGCCAATAAGTTGGGTCTTCCGGATTTTATGAACATGGGAGAAGGCAATCTCGTCATCGGTGTAGCCAAGAACAAGGCCGAGACGGTGATGGTGAGTTCCAACGAGATTGTCGGCGCAGCTAAGACCGTGACTGTGGGAGGAGGCTACCAGCTTACAGTGCAGGGCATTCGCAATGAATCAGTTTTGCTCGGAGCCTACGAAGAGGTCGGCCAGAATAAGGTGGTCGTGGCCGGCAAACGCCTCGAGATGGTCTGTGGGAAGTCAAAGTTCCAGATGAACGAAGACGGCACAATCGTGCTTGAGGGAATCGACATCAAGGTTTCCGGCTCGAGCAAGGTCGCTGTCAATGGCGGCCGCATCGACCTTAACTGA
- a CDS encoding phage integrase central domain-containing protein, which produces MVRLNVARERALEYRLLAKQGLNPKYHKDQEVPCFEEVVRQVHIDRLPIWENPKHGQQWINTLADYAFPKIGRMPVSDIGQPEILQVLSPIWTEKHETARRVAQLIRLSARSCGPLTGGSFGKAAIVARKADDLPRATLILRGGRRLLAPATMFIGIAACMNDRAGWLGQGMAHRKRPWGAKR; this is translated from the coding sequence GTGGTGAGGCTCAACGTAGCTCGCGAACGCGCCTTGGAATATCGTCTCCTCGCTAAGCAGGGCCTTAATCCGAAATACCATAAGGATCAGGAAGTGCCGTGTTTTGAAGAGGTGGTACGGCAAGTACATATTGATCGCCTGCCAATCTGGGAGAACCCGAAACACGGACAGCAGTGGATCAACACACTCGCTGACTATGCCTTTCCCAAGATCGGCCGAATGCCAGTTTCGGATATCGGTCAGCCGGAAATATTGCAGGTGTTGTCCCCGATCTGGACTGAGAAGCACGAAACCGCGCGACGAGTCGCGCAGCTGATCCGACTCTCCGCACGGTCTTGCGGCCCGCTTACTGGAGGTTCCTTTGGCAAGGCTGCAATCGTGGCGAGAAAGGCTGACGACCTTCCAAGAGCTACGTTGATCCTACGGGGTGGGCGTCGTCTACTAGCCCCAGCAACCATGTTCATAGGGATAGCTGCGTGTATGAATGATCGGGCTGGATGGCTTGGCCAAGGCATGGCCCATAGAAAGCGCCCCTGGGGTGCGAAAAGATAA
- a CDS encoding calcium-binding protein, whose amino-acid sequence MPTSAASYLKLVSRKTSNHKCVSRIVWGGSGHDTIYGGSGHDSLWGGTGDDRLEAGSGNDTVRGDHGNDVIKGQDGADRLYGNSGHDNVGGNSGDDVIYGGYGHDKIYGGLGNDALRGNAGNDIMYGGSHNDSLFGSEGNDKLYGGTGADVLVGSSGDDTLNGGGGNDKLYFGQDAHSRGGTGIDIAYGGDGADQFIFGGTSGWTQIADFEDGVDKIVFSDSDINSMSDLSINRDANNDKVVIDYGDGIIRIETNDVSSVGADDFIF is encoded by the coding sequence TTGCCGACATCTGCTGCAAGCTATCTGAAGCTCGTCTCTCGAAAAACATCCAATCATAAATGTGTGTCCCGGATCGTATGGGGTGGCAGCGGTCATGATACCATCTACGGTGGAAGCGGCCATGACTCCCTCTGGGGCGGGACTGGAGACGATCGCTTGGAGGCCGGGAGTGGAAACGACACCGTTCGGGGCGATCACGGAAATGATGTTATCAAAGGCCAGGATGGCGCAGACCGCCTGTACGGAAACTCGGGCCACGATAACGTTGGCGGAAATTCCGGAGACGATGTCATCTATGGAGGGTATGGTCACGATAAGATTTATGGCGGCTTAGGCAACGATGCCCTTCGCGGGAACGCCGGAAATGACATAATGTATGGAGGAAGTCACAACGATTCCCTGTTCGGAAGCGAAGGCAATGACAAGCTATATGGAGGTACTGGCGCCGATGTTCTCGTTGGTAGTTCCGGAGACGATACGCTGAACGGCGGTGGCGGCAATGATAAGCTGTATTTCGGGCAAGATGCACATTCGCGAGGCGGCACCGGGATCGATATCGCCTATGGAGGCGATGGTGCCGATCAGTTCATTTTCGGCGGCACGTCAGGGTGGACGCAAATCGCCGATTTCGAGGACGGTGTGGACAAGATCGTCTTTTCGGATTCGGATATCAATTCCATGTCCGACCTGTCGATCAACCGCGATGCCAATAACGATAAGGTCGTGATCGATTACGGCGATGGCATCATCCGTATCGAAACCAACGATGTGTCCTCAGTCGGCGCGGATGATTTCATCTTCTAA
- a CDS encoding putative quinol monooxygenase — MRSYIERADGQIAYVYGFDDTDPDAIVAYQLFTGEAATDDFVKQPWFKAYEQETAALLAGPSEFRTITPQWIKRGTA, encoded by the coding sequence ATGCGCTCCTATATCGAGCGTGCAGATGGCCAGATCGCATATGTCTACGGATTTGATGACACCGATCCCGATGCGATCGTAGCTTATCAACTCTTCACCGGCGAAGCAGCAACGGATGATTTCGTCAAGCAGCCATGGTTTAAGGCGTATGAGCAGGAAACGGCGGCACTGCTCGCCGGACCGTCGGAATTCCGGACCATCACGCCGCAATGGATCAAGCGCGGCACCGCCTAA
- a CDS encoding putative Ig domain-containing protein, which translates to MIFTIMISSLGMSAPAQAQVINITSSPTSFSTEGETITFTYELENLGSYYLTSIDTITPTNPDPGGGPGVTMGACESFPNGELAPNETVTCTGTYQITASNIMSGQLTHQISMDGQRIGGSWNVTSSNFTMQLVGGGPTSTSVESLTNPSELGEDATFRATVASFGCNAGLAPQGTVTFTVGSVTSSAIAVTPISPISGQGTAEFTTNSLPAGSYGVSAAFTPSGADNCGPSSGTASTNHIVNEPLPALPVVNNTNTVVDANSTDNPVTLDISGEDIQSVAVASGPSNGTATVSGTDIVYTPDSGFSGRDSFTYTATNAAGTSEAATATINVEAADPPPTVTFADVPEIVNSSFQVTFSFSEAVDNLTMGDLVVTNGLLNFLSYSGGVYSAHITPTADGAVTIDIPAGVTQDSAGNDNLAAQALTFYDGTAPVPLMMLSSDTQPRIIQVDVTFTESVIGLDASDFRITNGSLVSLSGSDFTYKLAVAPNGTGDVIIDLNSAAVQDAAGNDSARATLTVDAPVISISVSDLPVGKVNSEYETVSLSASGGTGPYAFDLSSGRLPDGITLSNDGKLTGTPTEDGNFSLTFRATDASGFTGIAESSLTVEPSRAVIVTWDVSGGGNVWAFTPTGANPGGEVTSPAVITDTSVHFDLDSDSGYVFEGASDNCGGHLSAGGSFWQLPNPLAIDCHVDFTFTPANAPTVSNTDTPVNAGSTDNPVILDIEGLDIESVAIASGPSNGVATISGTDITYTPNVGFFGTDSFTYTATNATGTSAPATATITVKAPDITLGPGSLPAGTGGAPYGPVTMTADGGSGDYTFSTTDTLPDGISLATDGTLSGSPTEDGSFTFTVTAKDENGFTGQHDFTLSIDTPEITLDPDGLPDAVAGKPYEALTFTAAGGNAPYGFTLDGTVPQGMSLEGGKLSGTPTEAGNFQFNLIAEDRDGFTGQRGYTLSVSAPDISLSPEALPEATAYAEYTQAFTVSGGKGPYSYQLTEGRLPDGMTFEDGTLSGTPLEAGDFPFSLMATDGNGFTIAGDYTLSVIVPGIALTPENLPDGLAGTEYAPVSFAAEGGKTPYSFELEGDLPEGMIFRNRALSGTPTEAGEFMFTVHATDQGDFTGQREYTLTIAAPDLALTPEALPEGRVNSAYSASLQAEGGTAPYAFTVARGQLPEGLSLAEDGTLSGTPLDPGSFEVTMTATDRYGFTGSRVYEIAIEDITLPQPRNHELTVMAGTSGTVDLTRGASGGPFIDAAIVANPADEAGTARIAREGGSHILHFSASGIYAGTTSLSYTLSNADGISDPASVTITVVARPDPSLDPEVIGLVRAQTETAKRFAKAQIRNFSQRLEQLHDEGTRRRNSIVLNLVAQSSRHDSDSLSLRGPERFGNQSSDLAFWSGGYVNFGSSDDDGIDLDHTLVGISAGADYRFTPKFTAGLGLGYGRDVTDIGNNGTESRARAISMAAYGSYRPKPGFFIDGLAGYSSLDFDSKRYVTSTGDMATGTRGGEQLFAALTAGYEHRRDGLLISPYGRLSGSRSTLDMFTEEGGGVYNLSYDEQVVETLSGTLGLRFEHSRPMDWGNLTSRARIEYTHEFENSSEARIGYADLGTFPYAIDVEGYSRDELAIGLGLDAQIGEFWTLGLDYRTAFGTDGDSRDQAVAVKLDVRF; encoded by the coding sequence GTGATTTTTACCATCATGATTTCCAGCCTCGGGATGTCGGCACCTGCCCAGGCGCAGGTCATCAATATTACCTCGAGCCCCACGAGCTTTAGCACCGAGGGTGAGACGATCACCTTCACCTATGAACTGGAGAACCTGGGTTCATATTACCTGACCAGCATCGACACGATCACCCCGACCAATCCGGACCCCGGCGGCGGCCCCGGCGTCACGATGGGCGCCTGCGAATCGTTCCCGAACGGCGAGCTTGCACCGAATGAGACAGTGACCTGCACAGGCACTTACCAGATTACCGCCAGCAATATCATGAGCGGGCAACTGACCCATCAGATTTCCATGGATGGGCAACGTATTGGCGGCAGCTGGAACGTCACCAGCAGCAATTTCACCATGCAGCTTGTCGGAGGTGGCCCGACCTCGACATCCGTAGAGTCCCTCACCAATCCCAGCGAACTCGGTGAGGACGCGACATTCCGCGCAACTGTTGCCTCATTCGGGTGCAATGCGGGGCTGGCCCCGCAAGGCACTGTGACTTTCACGGTCGGGTCGGTTACCTCCTCCGCGATTGCGGTTACACCGATCAGCCCCATTTCCGGGCAGGGGACAGCGGAGTTTACCACCAACAGCCTTCCCGCGGGTTCTTATGGGGTCAGTGCCGCTTTTACGCCTTCCGGAGCGGATAATTGCGGGCCGAGCAGCGGCACCGCCTCTACAAATCACATCGTCAACGAACCTCTGCCCGCGCTTCCGGTGGTCAATAATACCAATACGGTCGTGGATGCGAATAGCACCGACAACCCTGTCACGCTCGATATTTCCGGAGAGGATATTCAATCCGTTGCCGTTGCCTCGGGGCCATCCAACGGCACGGCGACAGTCAGCGGGACGGATATCGTCTACACACCGGATTCCGGCTTCTCGGGTAGGGACAGTTTCACCTACACCGCAACCAATGCCGCCGGCACCAGCGAAGCGGCCACCGCGACGATTAATGTGGAGGCTGCAGATCCGCCGCCGACCGTTACTTTCGCGGACGTTCCGGAAATCGTGAACAGTTCGTTTCAGGTAACTTTCTCCTTCAGTGAGGCCGTAGACAACCTCACAATGGGCGATCTTGTTGTCACAAACGGGCTTCTCAATTTCCTGTCTTATTCCGGAGGCGTTTACTCGGCGCATATTACCCCGACAGCCGATGGCGCGGTGACAATCGACATCCCTGCGGGCGTGACGCAGGATAGTGCTGGAAATGACAACCTGGCCGCACAGGCCTTGACCTTCTATGACGGAACGGCACCTGTGCCCCTAATGATGCTGTCATCTGACACGCAGCCAAGGATAATCCAGGTCGATGTGACATTTACGGAAAGCGTAATCGGGCTGGATGCCAGCGACTTTCGGATCACCAATGGTTCGCTTGTCAGCCTATCGGGATCTGACTTTACCTATAAGCTTGCTGTTGCACCAAATGGCACCGGTGACGTGATCATCGATTTGAATTCGGCAGCCGTTCAGGATGCCGCCGGTAATGACAGCGCAAGAGCCACCCTTACAGTTGATGCCCCTGTCATCTCGATCTCCGTGTCAGACCTGCCGGTCGGAAAGGTGAATTCTGAGTATGAGACGGTGAGCCTGTCGGCATCGGGCGGAACTGGACCCTATGCCTTCGATCTCTCCTCGGGCCGCCTGCCAGATGGCATCACGCTGTCGAATGACGGCAAGCTGACAGGCACGCCGACAGAGGATGGGAATTTTTCGCTGACGTTCAGGGCAACAGATGCCTCCGGCTTCACAGGTATTGCCGAATCCAGTCTGACCGTCGAACCTTCGAGAGCGGTTATAGTGACATGGGATGTGTCTGGCGGTGGAAATGTTTGGGCATTCACACCGACCGGGGCTAACCCTGGCGGGGAGGTAACAAGCCCAGCGGTCATCACCGATACGAGTGTTCATTTTGATCTGGACTCCGACAGCGGATACGTTTTCGAAGGCGCCAGCGACAATTGTGGTGGGCACCTTTCTGCTGGTGGCAGCTTCTGGCAATTGCCTAACCCTCTTGCGATTGACTGTCATGTGGATTTTACCTTCACCCCTGCAAACGCTCCGACTGTCAGCAATACAGATACACCTGTTAACGCAGGTAGTACCGACAATCCGGTGATCCTCGATATCGAGGGTCTTGATATCGAGTCCGTTGCCATCGCATCGGGGCCGTCCAACGGCGTGGCGACGATCAGCGGGACAGACATCACTTACACGCCAAACGTTGGATTCTTCGGCACGGACAGCTTCACCTACACCGCGACCAATGCGACAGGCACCAGCGCACCTGCCACCGCGACAATCACCGTCAAGGCGCCCGATATCACGCTCGGACCGGGCAGCCTTCCGGCGGGTACCGGCGGCGCGCCCTACGGCCCGGTAACCATGACCGCCGATGGTGGTTCGGGAGATTATACTTTCTCCACCACGGATACCCTTCCTGACGGGATCTCGCTTGCCACGGATGGCACGCTTTCTGGCAGTCCAACCGAGGATGGCAGTTTCACCTTTACCGTGACGGCAAAAGACGAGAACGGCTTCACCGGCCAGCACGACTTCACTTTGTCCATAGATACGCCCGAGATCACGCTTGATCCGGACGGCCTGCCGGACGCCGTGGCAGGCAAGCCATATGAAGCCCTGACCTTCACCGCAGCGGGCGGCAATGCGCCCTATGGCTTTACCCTCGACGGAACCGTGCCGCAGGGCATGAGCCTTGAAGGCGGCAAGCTCTCCGGGACGCCAACCGAAGCGGGGAATTTCCAGTTCAACCTGATCGCAGAGGACCGGGACGGGTTCACCGGGCAGCGCGGCTATACGCTCAGTGTGAGCGCCCCGGACATCTCGCTTTCGCCGGAGGCATTGCCGGAAGCCACGGCCTATGCCGAGTATACTCAGGCTTTCACGGTTAGTGGCGGCAAGGGACCCTATAGCTACCAGCTCACCGAGGGCCGTTTGCCGGACGGTATGACCTTCGAGGACGGAACCCTCTCAGGCACGCCCCTCGAAGCCGGCGATTTCCCGTTCAGCCTGATGGCAACCGACGGGAACGGTTTTACCATCGCCGGGGATTATACCCTCAGCGTGATCGTTCCGGGAATTGCCCTGACGCCCGAGAACCTGCCCGATGGGCTGGCGGGAACGGAATACGCGCCGGTCAGCTTCGCTGCCGAAGGCGGCAAGACGCCCTACAGCTTCGAACTGGAAGGTGATCTGCCCGAGGGAATGATCTTCCGGAACCGCGCACTGTCTGGAACGCCGACCGAAGCCGGTGAATTCATGTTTACCGTGCATGCCACGGATCAGGGCGATTTCACCGGACAGCGGGAATACACGCTGACCATCGCGGCGCCGGACCTTGCTCTAACTCCGGAAGCCTTGCCCGAAGGCCGGGTGAACTCCGCCTATAGCGCATCGCTTCAGGCAGAGGGCGGCACCGCCCCCTACGCGTTCACGGTGGCACGGGGGCAATTGCCCGAGGGGCTGAGCCTCGCCGAGGACGGCACCCTGTCTGGCACGCCGCTCGATCCCGGCAGTTTCGAGGTCACCATGACAGCCACCGACCGCTACGGCTTCACCGGCAGCCGCGTCTACGAGATTGCCATCGAGGACATCACCCTGCCGCAGCCCCGGAACCATGAACTGACCGTCATGGCCGGAACCAGCGGGACGGTCGACCTCACCCGCGGCGCGTCGGGCGGCCCCTTCATCGATGCTGCGATCGTGGCGAATCCGGCGGATGAGGCCGGCACCGCGCGGATTGCGCGCGAAGGCGGCAGTCATATCCTGCATTTCTCGGCTTCGGGGATCTACGCGGGCACGACCAGCCTGAGCTATACGCTCTCCAATGCCGATGGCATCTCCGACCCGGCGAGCGTGACGATCACCGTGGTAGCGCGGCCCGATCCCTCGCTGGACCCGGAGGTCATCGGGCTGGTCCGGGCCCAGACCGAGACGGCAAAACGGTTCGCCAAGGCGCAGATCAGGAATTTCAGCCAGCGGCTCGAACAACTGCATGACGAGGGCACGCGGCGGCGCAATTCCATCGTACTCAATCTGGTTGCCCAAAGCTCACGCCATGACAGTGACTCCCTCTCCCTTCGCGGCCCCGAGCGCTTCGGCAACCAAAGCAGTGACCTGGCTTTCTGGAGTGGCGGCTATGTCAATTTCGGCTCCAGCGACGATGACGGGATCGATCTCGACCATACGCTTGTTGGCATAAGCGCCGGGGCCGATTATCGGTTCACGCCGAAATTCACCGCCGGGCTGGGGCTGGGTTACGGCCGCGATGTCACCGATATCGGCAATAACGGCACCGAAAGCCGGGCCAGGGCCATCTCGATGGCGGCCTATGGCAGCTACCGGCCAAAACCCGGCTTCTTCATTGACGGATTGGCCGGTTACAGTTCGCTGGACTTCGACAGCAAGCGTTACGTGACATCGACAGGCGACATGGCGACAGGAACGCGTGGCGGCGAGCAGCTCTTCGCCGCATTGACGGCAGGCTATGAGCATCGCCGCGATGGATTGCTGATCTCGCCCTATGGACGGCTATCCGGATCGCGCTCCACGCTCGACATGTTCACCGAGGAAGGCGGCGGGGTCTATAACCTCAGCTATGATGAACAGGTCGTCGAAACCCTCTCCGGCACGCTGGGCTTGCGCTTCGAGCATTCGCGGCCAATGGATTGGGGCAACCTGACATCGCGCGCGCGGATCGAATACACCCATGAATTCGAGAATTCGAGCGAGGCGCGTATTGGTTACGCGGATCTTGGAACCTTCCCCTATGCGATCGATGTCGAGGGCTATTCACGCGATGAACTGGCGATCGGTCTTGGCCTCGATGCGCAGATCGGCGAGTTCTGGACCCTGGGCCTTGATTACCGCACCGCCTTCGGCACCGACGGAGACAGTCGCGATCAGGCCGTCGCTGTGAAACTGGATGTCAGGTTCTGA
- a CDS encoding winged helix-turn-helix domain-containing protein — MIRYKDLVFQPDMLTAQKDDGAVIRLTRLERALLLRLVKTPQTLVTRSQLLEALGDDNTGALSERNIDYLVNRLRKRLGESARKPRFIATQYGEGYYWAVEPESEEALSAFLLIGPVFGLDDDRNALNGFPHLLTSEIRAVLDGQKTVLCRPDWRHNPENPDKLDYSLEISTHMDAEHLHLAIVLREGRSRQVVQSFRRKLPRGQKPNHVRQLAQELTEAVWRHNALPGPGADQPGDRPMHLRMHDAAVLLTNDLTSWRENAERLRKAHEEDRENPDISVMLALNHYARLLQSLGEVHTAPIGEGEWQVLETEIEALCLRALPDAYEHPQLLLAIAKLLRFIDRGYLELAHRLTEKAFNDSTAFAAAFSMKAQIAASRGEIDEAVSFYDKAIELSGPGSQFHIYLLILKAVTLMAADRRGAVDHIAIQLRDIDPASQATAGLFLISPKSRQLPAPLEHALTAIPPEIGRHLTRYLFMISARQFQRRNHQRNILHGIISHLTRIHGGEAIDPEIAGRFPELKSSDG; from the coding sequence TTGATTCGCTACAAGGATCTCGTTTTTCAGCCTGACATGCTGACGGCACAAAAGGATGACGGCGCGGTCATTCGCCTGACCCGGCTTGAGCGCGCCCTGCTCCTGCGTCTCGTGAAAACCCCGCAGACATTGGTGACGCGTTCACAATTGCTTGAAGCGCTCGGAGACGACAATACCGGTGCACTCTCCGAACGGAATATCGATTATCTCGTCAACAGGCTGCGAAAACGCCTCGGCGAGTCGGCCAGAAAACCCCGGTTTATCGCAACCCAATATGGCGAGGGCTATTATTGGGCGGTGGAGCCGGAGAGCGAAGAAGCCCTGTCGGCATTCCTGCTGATCGGACCTGTATTCGGCCTCGATGATGATCGGAATGCCCTGAACGGGTTTCCGCATCTTCTCACCTCCGAGATCAGAGCGGTGCTCGACGGGCAGAAAACCGTCCTCTGCCGGCCGGATTGGCGACATAACCCGGAAAATCCCGACAAGCTGGATTACTCGCTCGAAATCAGCACCCATATGGATGCCGAGCATCTGCACCTGGCGATCGTTCTGCGCGAAGGGCGCTCTCGCCAGGTTGTCCAGAGTTTTCGGCGGAAACTCCCCCGCGGTCAGAAACCGAACCATGTCAGACAGCTGGCGCAGGAGCTGACCGAAGCGGTCTGGCGCCATAACGCGCTTCCCGGTCCGGGCGCGGATCAGCCCGGCGATCGCCCCATGCATCTGCGCATGCATGATGCGGCGGTGCTGCTGACCAATGATCTCACCAGTTGGCGGGAGAATGCGGAGCGCCTTCGGAAGGCCCATGAGGAGGATCGCGAAAATCCCGATATCTCCGTCATGCTGGCCCTCAATCATTATGCCAGGCTGCTCCAGAGCCTCGGAGAGGTTCACACGGCTCCCATCGGGGAGGGGGAATGGCAGGTCCTTGAAACGGAGATCGAGGCGCTTTGCCTGCGCGCATTGCCGGATGCCTATGAGCATCCGCAACTGCTCCTCGCAATCGCGAAGCTGCTGCGCTTCATCGACCGGGGCTATCTGGAACTTGCCCATCGGCTGACCGAGAAGGCCTTTAACGACAGCACCGCTTTCGCGGCCGCATTTTCCATGAAGGCGCAGATCGCGGCAAGCAGGGGCGAGATCGATGAAGCGGTATCGTTCTATGACAAGGCAATCGAGCTGTCCGGGCCGGGCTCCCAGTTTCACATCTACCTTCTGATCCTGAAAGCCGTTACCTTGATGGCGGCGGATCGGCGGGGCGCAGTGGATCACATCGCCATTCAGCTTCGTGATATCGATCCAGCGTCGCAGGCCACAGCGGGCCTGTTTCTCATCTCACCGAAATCCCGGCAGCTTCCGGCTCCCCTGGAGCATGCCCTCACTGCGATACCTCCGGAGATCGGCCGGCATCTGACCCGATACCTGTTCATGATCTCCGCGCGCCAGTTCCAACGCCGGAACCATCAGCGCAATATCCTGCACGGGATCATCTCACATCTCACACGCATTCATGGGGGTGAGGCGATCGATCCGGAAATCGCCGGGAGGTTTCCGGAACTGAAGTCAAGCGATGGATAA
- a CDS encoding PAAR domain-containing protein: MAGKSSTRLGDIGSGHACHFPPTPSIGASDDVNIDGIPAVRQGDAYAPHACPTCPAPPHPRSLSGGSGSVFINGKPAGRVGDAISCGGSADTGSSTVFIGD, from the coding sequence ATGGCAGGAAAGTCCTCTACCCGTCTCGGTGACATTGGCTCTGGCCACGCCTGCCATTTCCCGCCGACACCGAGCATCGGAGCGTCGGACGATGTGAATATTGATGGTATTCCTGCCGTCCGACAGGGCGACGCCTATGCACCCCATGCCTGTCCGACATGTCCGGCCCCGCCGCATCCACGGTCGTTGTCTGGCGGCTCCGGATCGGTTTTCATCAATGGAAAGCCTGCTGGCCGAGTCGGTGACGCGATCTCATGTGGCGGTTCCGCCGACACGGGTTCCAGCACGGTGTTTATTGGCGATTAG